The Pseudoalteromonas sp. N1230-9 genome segment GTCGATGCGAAGTTTTTCGCAAGGAATGGGCCAAGCGGTTGGTATTCCCACGCTTGTAAATCACGTGCAGACCAGTCATTAAATACACAGAAACCAAATACGTGGTTTTCAGCATTTTCAATGGCAATTGCATCGCCTAATTTATTACCTTTACCAAGGTAAATACCTAACTCAAGTTCGTAGTCTAGGCGTTTACAAGGGCCGAATGATGGTACTTCTGCATCTGGCGCTTTAGTTTGACCATTAGGGCGGTGGAACGTTTGTCCAGATACATCAATTGATGATGAACGACCGTGATAACCAATTGGTACCCATTTGTAGTTAGGTAGAAGTGGGTTATCAGGACGGAATAAACTACCTACCGCTGTTGCATGGTAAATAGAAGTATAAAAGTCAGTGTAATCACCAATGCGACACGGCAGCGCAAATTCGATGTCTGCTTGAGCGATAAGTGCTTCGCTTAATTGTGCTTGCTCACTGGCACCTTCGCGGAGTGCTTTTGATAGCGCAAGACGAAGTGCAGACCAATACTGCTGACCAAGACCCATGAATTCATTTAATGTAGCTTGGCTTGCTGCTTTAACGGCAACCTGTGCATCACCAGAGAATAAACCAAGTTCGTTTACTTTTGCTAAATCGATAACTTGGTCACCAATTGCTACAGCACCGCGGAACGCTTCGTCTGAATTTTTACGACGTACTTCTGCAAAAGGAAGGTTTTGAATTGGGAAGTCACAGTTCGCTTCGTTAGCAGATGCAACCCAGCTTTTTAGATTAATATCGTGGGTTTCGTTAATTAGGCTCATACTCTTTCCTTATTGGTTCGCGCTGATTTATTAGTTATCTATATGGAGGCAATCAACGCAATTTAAACAGTTAGTTTAAAACAGAATTTAAAACGACAAAAAGCAGCGTGTGAATAACGCTGCTTTTTAGACAATATGATGATTTAGATTACACCACGACGCTCTTGATCACGTTCGATTGATTCGAAAAGCGCTTGGAAGTTACCTTCACCGAAACCGCCGTCATCTACACGTTGGATCATCTCGATAAAGATAGGACCAAATAGGTTCTTCGAGAAGATTTGCAGTAAGTAACAGTTTTCGCTTTGGCTATCTACAAGGATTTGATGCTTACGGATCTTCTCTTTGTCTTCTTTTACCCAAGGCACACGGTCAAAGATGGTGTCGTAGTACTCAGGAATGATATCAAGCGTGGCAATCGTTGATTGGTCAAGCTTATCAAGTGAGCTTACTAGGTCATTAGTTAGGAATGCTAAATGCTGCACACCTGGACCATTGTACTCATTTAAGTACTCATCGATTTGGTTGTTGTTGTTATCTTTACCTTCATTGATTGGAATCGAGAAAGTGCCGCACGGAGATTTAAGTGCGTAAGATAATAGCGCTGTTTTTTGACCTTTAATGTCGAAGTAACGAACTTCTGTAAAACCAAATACGTCTTTATAGAAGTTAGCCCATGTTTCCATCGTGCCTTTATATACGTTATTGGTTAAATGGTCGATACGGATGAAGCCTTTGTCTTCAACAATATTTTGCTCGCTTAAGTCTTCGAAATCTGACTCATAGATAGAGCCTTTATCACCAAACTGTTCGATGAAGTAGATTAAGCTGTCGCCGATACCGTAAATAGCCGGGTATGGTAAATTTTTATGTGTTGAGTCTGTTGCTGGTTTTGCACCGCGCTCAACAGCAACCTCGAATGCTTTTTGTGCATTCTCTACACGCCAACCCATAGAACAGATTGCTGGGCCGTGGCTTTTAGCAAATTCAGCAGAAAAACCTTCACGCTCATTATTTAGTAAGAAATGAATGTCATGTTGGTTGTAGTAAACAATGTCTTTACCCTTGAATTTTTTTAGCTTAGAAAAGCCAAAATCAGTAAACACTTTGTCCATGTAATCTGCATCCGGTGTTGCATATTCAGTGAATTCAATGCCCATTAGGCCTAACGGATTATTTACTTCGCTCATTGTCATTACTCCCGCAATTATAAGCACTGCGCTAAAAAAGAATTATTGTTCTGTAATGAGCGGATGATTAACCAGAAAACCGATAAGGGGAAGATCTCGGTGTTATTTAGCTAACGCCTCCTTTGTAAATTAAATGGGACAATGATTTTAATTTCAGCAATTGCACTATCTGAGGCGGTGAATGGGTCATCATTAAGGCAAGTGTTTGGTACCGTGATTTTAATTTATCTATATGTATTTAAAGGAAAATTAATAGGTTTTCTAGGCGTGAAAAAAGGCCTAAGACGGCCTTTTTTATTAAGTTTAATGTATCGATTAGTTTACACTTTGGCGTGCTTTGTTAAAAAACTTGCTACGTTGTTGTAACCAAGGGTTATTCATAATTTGAGGTGCAGCTTGGTAATGTCGCTCAATGACTTGGTTTAAGGTGCGAGTAGACTGCGTGAAGTTGAGTTGCTGTTGTGCACTACCCATGTTTGCAATTTCTGCGTCTGTCATAGCGCGACCTGCAAAGAGGAGTGCATTTAAATACCCAGGTTTAGTTTCGTAATCATTATCGGTTAAAAGTAGCGCTGCACTGTTGATTGCCCAGCGTTCATTGATTTCGCCTTCATCTTTAATACCAATTAGCTCGCCATCAAGGTAAATTTTTAGTGCGCCATTGTTTGGAGCAGCATAAAACACAAAAGCAATACGGTGCCAGCTGTTTGCCAAAAGCTCGCCAAAGTAACCACTGTCACGAGTGGCGATACCGATGGCATTATCTCGGCTGACGTAAAGGTCTGCATCATTGCTATTAGTGAGATCTGTTTGTAGTAATGCACGCCATTCATTGGTGCTTTGCTCTGGCCAAAGCACGTCCATCACCAGGGTGTGATCTGAAATAAATCCGTCAGTTTGGTAGTCACCATTTGCAGGGCTATTGGCCGTTAAGGTTAAGCCTTGTGTTGGGCTGTGGCGAGAAAACGCCAATACACCTGAGGCACCATTTGGTAAATCAGCAACTGCAAGCTCACTTGTGGTCGCAAATTGGCTATTCTCTGGTCCCCAGTTTTCTTCTTCAGGGTCGAAAAAGCTGAGTGTTGCAGGGCCAAAGTCACTGCTAAAACCTTGCTCAGGATTATTAAAATTCCATACCGTGACTGCATCGTCAGTTTTACAGGCGTTAAGTGTGTTATTAGTGTCGATGTATAAACATTGGCTAGTGCGTGCTCGTGCGTAGTTATCAAGTAGCCACCAACTTTCAGCGACTAATTGCGCGTCTAAGTTTGGCAGAGCAGGGAAGAACAACTCGCTATTAAGTGCAGGGCCTTTAAATAGAGCAACTTGGTATGTGGTTGCATCACTGATGTTATCAGGCACTAAAGCAACCCATTCAGGCTGGCTTGCGAGCATGGTTTTTAATTGGCTGCCAGTAACAGAGACTTGATAAATAGAGTTAAAGCCTGGGGTATTCGATGGCTGGCGCTCAACCTTATACGCCGCATGAAAGTCTTCTTGAGTTAAGGTGCCTGGAAGCCAGCGATCTTGTACTTGGCTTGCATCTAGCAGTGCGGCATCAATAGCAGGGAATTGCTGCATAGTGGCTTTGGCTGTAATACTAATGAGCTCTTTTGCACTTGGGTAATTTTCTGAAACGGCAATTTCAGTGTTTGCATCAGGGGCGTAGCGGCCCATGATTTCATCGATGGCGGCTTTTGTGCGCTCATCTAAACTGGTAATGCTGGTTGTTGGTACGGTATTGTAATCAACATCAGCGAGTGTTTTGTCTTCAAGGTTAAAGGTTAACGTGAGATCAGTTAGGCCTTGTGCAAAAAAGTTTGGCTGAATAACAATGCTGCCATTATCTAAAGTTTGATAGCTTTCACCACCATGGGTGTGGCCACCCAGTACTAAATCAATCCCCGTAACATTTTGCGCAATACGAGTGTCAGTGCCTTCACCTAAATGACTCACCATTACCATGTAATCAACATCTTGGCGGTACTGATTAACAATTTGCTCAGCCACTTCTTGCCATTGCCAGTTCATTTTGAAATTAGCAATAAAATCAGGAATTGGCTCGTCTTCAATAGGTTCGTCGAGTTCATTCCAAGGCACGGAAGTCATGCCAAAAAAGCCGATTCGAAGGCAACCTACTTGCACAACTGAAAAATCGACACCGGCAAACGGCGTATCACTGTTACCCTCATAGTCAGTATTGCTTGCAAGCACGATGGCATTATCGTCATCAGCAAAATCAAGTAATTGCTCTGGTCCCCATGCATAGTCGTGGTTACCAATCACGCGTACGTCAAAGGCCATGGCTTTTATTGCCTCGACCGTGGCTAAGCCTTGTGAAGTTTGCTCAGCTACGGTGCCTTTTTCATAATCATCGCCACCATTGGTGAATAAAGTATTTGGGTTTTCCAGTTTGGCATTATCGTAGTAACTGCGAATACGGCTGAATAATTGCTCTTTAAAACCAAAGCGCGCGTGTAAATCAGCAACATGAATAAAGCGCACTGTTTGTGAACTTGCTGTATCAACACATTGTTCGCCAATTGTTTTACTGACTGCAGGAATGCTGCGCGACATTAACGCGTAGGTACCAAAAGTGGTAATTTCACTTACCGCAAAGCCCTCTTCGTTGAAACTGGTTGTCAGAGGTTGCCACTGCTCATCTTGTAGCATAACAATACTAAATGCGAGGTTAGTTTGTTGCTGGGGGAGCTTTATAGAAAGGGTTAACGATTTAGAGAATACTAAATTATTGGGTCTAAAAGTATGTCTTGCAGAGACAATGTTTTGTTCAATATCTGCTGTAGTTGCAGTTGTTTCAGTATAGGTAAAAGTCGTATCGGTAGAAACGGTATTACTATCTGCATTTAGGCGTACACTACCATTAGCAAATTGTTCGGAAAAACCTGAACTGACTGAAATAATTAAACCAGACTGACTTGGGGTGGTGGCAACCTCTTTCGTTGTTTTATCGCCGCCACAGGCTACAAGCAGTAATGTGGTAAAAAAAATGATTAAGAGTTGATTGAAAAAGCGCAATGTATCACTTCCAAACCTATACAAACTATTATCAAATTATAGTATCAGTATTGCGGACAGCGATATAGCATTAATAAAGAAAAACCCCACAGCGAGCGCTGTGGGGGAACATTTTTTACTGCTTTTCGGCAGTTACTTCTAGCTCTTCAGCTAGAATGTGTTCAGTTGTTTGCGGCTCATGATGGCCTTCGGCACCATGCATCCATTTAACTAGCTTGTCGCTCAGTAAGTACATAATGACAGCAGATAGGATTGCTGTAGCACCTAAGCCGATGAAAATACCCATTGCATTATCAACAGCTTCTTCGCCTTCACCTAGGAATGAACCTACGAAACCAGCAATCTTATTAGCAACAGCTGTACATAAGAACCAAATACCCATAAGCATTGATGCTAAACGTAATGGCGCAAGTTTACTCACCATTGATAAACCAATCGGTGATAAACATAACTCACCTAAGGTATGGAAAAGGTAGAAAAGAACCAGCCACATCATGCTAATTTGCAGATTGTCACCTTGGCCTTGCGTCATTAGAGCAAAAATCATTGTGATGAAGCCAAGTGCTAAGAAAATAAGTGCAATAGCGAACTTAACAGGTGAGTTTGGCTCACGCTTATCCAGCTTCAACCAAACGATAGCAACTAATGGTGCAAAAACGATGATGAAAATTGAGTTTAATGATTGGAACCATGAAGCAGGGACTTCAAAGCCTAATAGCATACGGTCAGTGTAATCGTTAGCGAATAGGTTCATTAAACCACCCGCTTGCTCAAAGCCCATCCAGAAAATGATACTGAATACACTCATGGTGAAAATAACTTTAATGCGGTCAGTTTCAACTTTAGTAAGAGGCTCTTTAGTGTTTGATTCAGACTGAGCTTGTGAAAGCTTAGCTGATGGAACGACACCAATATCACCTAGGTATTTGTTACTTAATGCAAGTTGCATAAGTACAGAGATCACCATACCAACACCGGCTACGATGAAGCCCCATTGCCAGCCCATTGCAGCGGCAGCATAGCCCGCAACAAGTGGACCTAATGCACCACCTAGGTTGATACCCATATAGAAGATAGTGAATGCGCCATCACGACGTTGATCACCTTCTTTATATAAGTCACCCACCATAGTAGAGATATTTGGCTTAAACAGACCATTACCCAAACAAAGTAAGGTTAAACCAATATAGAAAACATTCTCTTGTTGACCTGCAAGGTAACTGTGCGGAATACCCATTGTGAAATGGCCAGCAGCCATTAGTAAACCACCAAGGATAATAGCTTTACGTTGCCCTAAAACGTTATCTGCTAACCAACCACCCAATAGTGGTGTGATATAAACAGCCATTGTAAAAGTACCGTAAAGGCTTAATGCATCGGCATTTGACCAGCCGAAACCACCTTCTTGAACAAGTGCAACTAAGTACAATACTAGAATAGCGCGCATGCCATAATAACCGAATCGTTCCCACATTTCTGTGCCGAACAACAGGAACAGCCCTTTAGGATGCCCTAAAAAGTCACCTGCTTTAGGTAATGAACTCATATTTACTTCCTAACTCTAAGTTTTTATTGAGGCCTTATTATTTTTGCTTTGGTCGTTCTAGTTTTTATTAAATGAACGGGTGGCCATGTTTTAGATGCAGCTAAGATAATGGTTTGTTGCTCAAGTTTTGAACTTGAAGGTAAGAGACACACCCTTATCCTAGCTACAAGTGCGCTACAGTATACATAGACCTTCAAGTCAGGGGAAGTGCTTGCGGTGGGTTCAAGCCAGAGGCCCTGTATTTAGTAGCTTGCATAAGGGATGACAGGTTTTCCAGGGAAGATCAGCTCACTATAAACAGGCTTAAAGTAGTATCTAAAATAAAGTTGTGCATAATTTGGTTCGTAGAAATCAGCTCTATCAAGATTAAAATAGCCACCAAAAAACCAATGTGGCGTAAAACGATACTCAAAACTGGCTGCTAAGTTGTAAGAAATACCACTACTAGTGTCGTCTTCAAAATAAGGTACAACCCCCGTTATAGCTGTTTGTGCTTCAGCTTGTGCTTGCAAAACAGGATCATTAGGGAAAAACTCAATTTCATCGGTGGTTGTGGTTGACCAAGATACGCCGCCACGTAAACGATAAACAAAATTATGGCCAATGCGTTGATCATAAATGACTGGCAGTGAAGCGCCTAAATAGTTTTGCGGACTGTAATAGCCACCATGTCCCCAGGTTTCTTCACTTAAATTGTGCTTGTATGACCAATGTAATAGGTTTAAACCAATGCTCAGCTCTTTATTTCTTTGTCGAATATACCGATAGTAACTTCCTCCCATTAAACTGTAGCTTTGATTATCTTTGACGTTTTTACCGGTTAAAAGCTGGTAATTGGTGCTTCCCCAAAAGCCCCAATCTAGCCCTAGATCATGAGATAAGCTTAGTTGCAATTGTGTTGCTCGAACGCCGCCCCACACTTGATTAGTAAAGACATCTTCAAGTCCTGCGTAAGATAAAACGGAGCTAGTAATAGGGCGTTTATTGAAGGTTACTCCATAACCGAAATCGCCAAAGCTTCCTTTGTAATTAACGCCCCACACGATATCTTCGACTAGAAAGCCAAGTGGAGTGGTACCAACATCAAAGCGCCATTGCTCGTTTTGCCAAGCAAAACCAATATCCATGCCTTGCTGTTCGGGTTCAATGCTTAACAGTGGACAGTCAAAAATACAGAGGGCTCCTTGACCATAGCGGCTGCCCGCAAAGGTTTCATCAAAACGGGTTTCTTGGCTCGATATCATCATTGGGTCTAATTTTATAATCCCAGTGCCACCCCAAAGAGGAAAACCGGCCTCGATAGGCGTTGCACCAGCGCCTAGAGTTGACTCATTTTGCGTGCTTGTTTGGCTACTTAAGTTGATAGCGGCTGTAATATAGGCTTGTTCTTGTTGTTCAATACGCTGTAATTGGCGTTTCGCATTATTGACATACCATGGAGCGTCATCATCAAGTGTATACAGGCTGTAATACTGCTCATCAGCTAAACGGCTATTGATGGTATTTGGTGCGATTGCCGCTTGATACCAGTTTTTTGCAAGCTGTGTTTGTTGCTTAGTCTCTGCTACAGCTGCAGCTTGATAGTAAAGCTCTTGATTATTATTAGATTTTGCTAACAACTGTTTGGCTAGATTGAGAGCCGTTGTTTGATCTTCAAATTGGCTAAGTGCTGCCATTAACTGTTGTTGTCGATAGCTTTCCTGATACGTTACTTGGTTGATTTGCTCTGCAACAATTCGATCAGCCAAGGTGTTATTTTGCATCTCACGACTAAGTGCTGCAATCGTCAGTGCAGTATCGGTGGTGACTGTGTGTCCCATTGCGGTGTGTTGCTGGTAGCGAGAAATAGCGAAACGAGTATCACCTTGCTCTATATAGGCATTAATTAGTGCTTCATTGAGCTGTGGGTTTTCACTGTACTGATTATCAAGCGCTGTTAGTTTTGTTATTCGCGTTTGGCCTTGGTAAAAACGATTAATGTAGTTTATTTGTAGCGCAAGCCATTGCGATTGTTCTGAGTTTGTTGCACTGCTGGGCAGCTGGTAATGACTAAACCACGTATCTATACCTGCTTGATCATCGTTATTAATAAGCAGGTCAGCATACGTCATATGCCAATATGGGCTGAGGCTAGAGTCGCGTTCAAGCGCTTTTTTAAGTTGCCTTATTGCGTACTGTTGCTCATTAATTTGGAGCCATTGAGTAGCAAGCTCTGCTTGCATTAATGGTGTTAATGGCTGAGCTTCTAACTCCGTGAGCTTATAAATAATAGTTGCTTTATTGGTGGCAGTATTATTTTCTGCAAGTTTCTCGAGCTTGGTATTAATACTCAGTTGCTCAGCAAGAACGTTAATGTCATCAGTGCGTGCGTTAGTTGGAATGTAATCCAGAGTCGCCAACGCGCCCTGATAATCATTGAGCGAACGTAAAAATAATGCATGGCTGTATCTGAGTTCTGCATCCAGCGGAAACTGCCACAAGGTTTTCTTATAAAGCGCTTTTGCGTGTTCAACCAAACCCTGTTGTTGGTATAAATTAGCGAGATCATAATATAACCAGCTTTGGCGAGGGCTTTGTTTTATCGCCATAAGTAACATATCTACAGCTTCATCCAGTCGGCCTTTCGTTGTTAAATCATCGGCACGTGCGCGCAATTGCTGGGTTTCAAGGAGCGTATAGTCAGCGGCAATAAGCGCTTGCTGCTGTTTACTTAAGCTATTATAAAATTGATGGCTACGTGCATAGTTTCCATCTGCAGCGCTTAAGATAAGCATAGCTCTTAGGGTTGATTGCTGTAATGGATCATTTTTTAGCACGTGTTTGTACAGCTTCATTGCTGTTTGGTAATGGCCGGCGGCTTCGGCAAGTTGCGCACGGTAAAACACGACCGTGTTCGGATCCTCATTTAGGGTATCAGCTAAATCAAGCTTTAATGTTGCGCGTTTGAACTCTTTCATAGACATCGCTGATTTCGCTTCGTCTATGTATTGCCAAAAACGCGCCGTGTTTGCTAGGCCTTTAAGTACTGTAATGCGATTTGTATCAATACTGTATTTTTCAGCTTTTTTAAAAAAATGATACGCTTGAGCATTATTGCCTTGTCTAAGATTGAGTAGTCCTAGGCTGTTGTATATTTCAGGATCTGTGGGTCGGCCTTTTAAGGCTTGATTGAACAATGCTTCAGCTTTTGCAAAACGGCGTTTTTCAAGCTCTACATTGCCTTTTAACCATGTTTGGTAAGCAGGGTCAGCCAGCTTTTCGCGTTCGGCCTTATATGCCTTTTTAAAGTCGCTAAATTGCACGTGCCCTTTACTGCTTTTAGGGTAAGCAGCAAAATAACGTTCATAAGCATGTTCGGTACTTTTGTTCAGAGGCATATCTTCAAGTGCATTTAACCATGCAAATTCAGCCTCAACACTGTATTGATTACTATGAGCATAATGGCTCAAAAGTGCCAGTGCTTCTTTGTTTGCAGGATTCTGTTTTAATAGATGACGGGCGTAAGCAAGCTCAAAGCGGCCGCTGTTTGGGTAGCGGTTCATTAATGAGCGGTATCCTCGTAAGGCCTGTTGGTATTGATTTTCGTCTTGGGCAAGCCAGTTTATATGTTCAAGTTCAAATTCAATATTAGGGTAGTTTGATTTGAACAAGCGATTGTAAATTTTTACAGCGTCATTGTATTGCCCTGCGCGTGCACGTAAACGGGCCTGTGCAATCGTTGCTTTTTCTTCATTACTGACTTTTTCCAGTAGTGTTAAGCTCTCCACACAAGGGTGTGCTCTTTGAGTTAGCTTTGCCAATAAGTTACGCGCTTGTTCAGTTTCTTTTTGTGCATACAAAACACGCACCTGCGCACATTGAACTTGGGTGTTTTGGGGGGCGATACTTAACAGTTTTTCTAAACTGTCAGTCATCAGCTGTGTATCTTGCTCAATTTCGCCTAATTGTACTTGGCTAATTAACCAATCAATTGACTGAGTATCAATATCGTTATTTGCAAGCGCAAAGGCACTAGGGCTTGCGATAATGACAGCAATGAGCCACTTTATTGGCATTCAGCGCTCCAATTCGTTATCAAGTTTCCTTCTTTATCAATCTTAAAGCGTTCGTTTAGACTGCTGGTGCCAAACAAGTACAATACACTGTCATAGTAGCGAGTCGTTGTGAAACGGGTATCCATCATTAATTGTTGTTGCAGTGCGGTGACTAATTGTGATGCTTGCATGGTTTTGAGCAGAGGGAGTAAAGCCCCAGTAAAACCACTTGGACCTGTGCCTGATGTTTTCCCTGAAAGAGCATTTGCTTCTAACGGTACTTTTCTTGATTCGATAATATGCTCGGCCATAGGCGTGAACTGCTGGATAAGTTCTTTTTTGTAAGCGGCATCATCGGCCATCATACTTGCCCAAAGATACACACGAATAGCATTGAAACTGCCTACAGCAGGGCTTTGTTTGTCATGGTAAAAGCCTTTTTCAACACTGTAGTTGACCCAATCAGGGCTAAAGCCTTTTGGTGCTGTATTAATCAGCATTTTAGCTGAGTTTTCATGTAACTCTTGCCAAGGTGAACGCGGATAAAGCTCAGCAAATTGCTTTAAAATAAATAACGGTGCATAGCTTGGGTTTAATTTCCATGAGCCCTGCTTTTCAAAGCCACTGGGGGCTGGCAGAAGTGTTAAGCCTAAGTTAGGTAAGCGGGCTGTTTCTTCGCGAATAATTCGTTCTGCAAGTACCGAGCTTAAAACTGCATAGCGTCTTTCTTGCCAGAGCTTTGCGGCTTGCGACAAGCTGTAAGCTATCCATAAATCAGAGTCAGCAGCAGGGTTAGAGTCTAATATTTTGCCTTCACCATTTTCAACACCCCATTGCCATGCAGGCAGACGAGTGCTTAGATCGCCTTCAGAGAGGTGAATCTCTGTCCAATCTAACAGCGAATCAAAGGTGCTTTTATCATTTGCCACCAAGGCAAAAAATAATGCATATGACTGACCTTCAGAGGTGGTGATATCGAACTGGCTGCCTAAATCAATAACCCGCCCTTGTGGTGAAATGAAGTGTGTTTTAAACGTATTCCATTGCGGCCACGCTGCACAAGTTTGCGCTGCAAAAGCTTTACTTATTAGTAAGATACTAATAGCTAAATAAGTCATAAATTTCATTATGCTTTATCTCCTTCAGACAAACGCTTTTGTGTCAGTAACATAAGTAGTCGCCATAGCATGTATGAAATCAGCAGTAGTGTAATAATCGATAATATGGCGAGTAAAATGGGTTGATCAGAAAAGTGAAACCAAATCAGCGTGTGAATAGGAAGATGGCCAACAAAGTATTGCTCATCCGTTTTTATGGTTTTGATTCCCTGACGGTTTATTATCGCTGAGCTACCCATGATTTGAGCTGTTTTCTCTGCGTTCAGAAGTACGTCGCTCAATAAACTATATGCACTATTGTCTGAGGCGATCATAGAGACAACTGAGCGCTTTGAGTCTAATGGAGATTGGAAGCCAGAAATGATAGCTAAGCGGCCTAGGCTACTGATATTTATTTTAATTTTTTCAGAATTTTGAGTGTCATATGCACCGTTGTAAATGGCTTGATTAACAACACGCTGATTGTTATTGAGCACAGCACTCAAAGAGCTATTCTGTGAAAGCTCAGCTAAAAGTGAATCGGGCTTGCCAATGATGATGATATCTTTATCAGTAAGTTCGTTCTTTGAATTAGGAAATTGAATATCCAAACGATGAGCTGGATAGCCTGTCATTGCACCCAAACGGCCTGCAAAGTTGAGTAATAAGCTGATTGCCTCAACAGGGGCGTTGCTTTGCATTATTAACACGCTTTGGTGAAGATCTGCGTATTTGGTATAAGGGAAACCGCTATTAGCAAAAGCACGTAAATTAGGCAATGAAATGTAATGATGAAAACCACTCACATCAATGCTAGAGCTGCCATCAATAACACCGAACTCACCGCCTGCTGGAATCGCACTACATTCTCCTGTTTTAACTAGTGCAAAGTTAAAGTCGTAAGTCAGTTGGTTGTTAGTTGTTAAATCAAGCCCTGTTAATTCGAAGTCTTGGCGCGTTTGACTTGGTGTACTTGTTGAAAGTAGCGGCAGTAGCGTCTGTGTGGTTACATTCTCATTGCGTTTATTATTAAGCGTGAAACCGTCAACAAATTTGCCATTGATAAGCATGTTTAGGCGCGACAGCATGCCCTGTTCAACAGGGGTATTGCGGTAATTTAATGTTAATGGGATACCATTTTCACGCCACGTGAATAGATCGGGTGCAAAGCGAAGATCCAAATTAACAGGTTGACCTCGATAACCCTCTGATTGGAGCTGTGTTGGGTATTCTATAAATTCATCAAATGTAACAGCACGGTCAGAACGGACCCACAGTGGCGCATCGTATGCTTGTCGAAGCGGTAAACTATCAATTGCATCAATGGTTGCACTGCGCCCTGTCATCACTTTATGGCCAAACATTAAGCCGACCACAGCTTCTTTTAGTTGTGCTGCGTCTTTACCTAGGATCAGTAACACTTTGGCGTATCTATGTGTTGGACTACTGATAATCTCAACCGTTGGCTTTTCAACATTAGGGTAATTTAATAAGAAATCTGGTTTGTTTGTATTGGTTGCAAACACCACGCTATGTTCAACAGGCGTTGCATTTATTTGCACTGGAAACTCAGCATTACGCCATTTGGCTTGGGCACCAAAAAAGCTTGAAAGTGCAACGGCTGCCTCAAGCGTTT includes the following:
- the fahA gene encoding fumarylacetoacetase, which gives rise to MSLINETHDINLKSWVASANEANCDFPIQNLPFAEVRRKNSDEAFRGAVAIGDQVIDLAKVNELGLFSGDAQVAVKAASQATLNEFMGLGQQYWSALRLALSKALREGASEQAQLSEALIAQADIEFALPCRIGDYTDFYTSIYHATAVGSLFRPDNPLLPNYKWVPIGYHGRSSSIDVSGQTFHRPNGQTKAPDAEVPSFGPCKRLDYELELGIYLGKGNKLGDAIAIENAENHVFGFCVFNDWSARDLQAWEYQPLGPFLAKNFASTVSPWIVTTEALAPFRTNWTRDENDPQPMDYLESAHNREFGAFDIKMDVQLETEKMRAAGEAPTQVSKSSFKHSYWTVAQMVTHHTVNGCNFQPGDMLGSGTQSGPEHEEAGSLLELSRGGKEKITLANGEQRAFLEDGDNVIMRGWCEKEGFARIGFGSVEGTVLPAK
- the hppD gene encoding 4-hydroxyphenylpyruvate dioxygenase, which translates into the protein MSEVNNPLGLMGIEFTEYATPDADYMDKVFTDFGFSKLKKFKGKDIVYYNQHDIHFLLNNEREGFSAEFAKSHGPAICSMGWRVENAQKAFEVAVERGAKPATDSTHKNLPYPAIYGIGDSLIYFIEQFGDKGSIYESDFEDLSEQNIVEDKGFIRIDHLTNNVYKGTMETWANFYKDVFGFTEVRYFDIKGQKTALLSYALKSPCGTFSIPINEGKDNNNNQIDEYLNEYNGPGVQHLAFLTNDLVSSLDKLDQSTIATLDIIPEYYDTIFDRVPWVKEDKEKIRKHQILVDSQSENCYLLQIFSKNLFGPIFIEMIQRVDDGGFGEGNFQALFESIERDQERRGVI
- a CDS encoding metallophosphoesterase, whose protein sequence is MRFFNQLLIIFFTTLLLVACGGDKTTKEVATTPSQSGLIISVSSGFSEQFANGSVRLNADSNTVSTDTTFTYTETTATTADIEQNIVSARHTFRPNNLVFSKSLTLSIKLPQQQTNLAFSIVMLQDEQWQPLTTSFNEEGFAVSEITTFGTYALMSRSIPAVSKTIGEQCVDTASSQTVRFIHVADLHARFGFKEQLFSRIRSYYDNAKLENPNTLFTNGGDDYEKGTVAEQTSQGLATVEAIKAMAFDVRVIGNHDYAWGPEQLLDFADDDNAIVLASNTDYEGNSDTPFAGVDFSVVQVGCLRIGFFGMTSVPWNELDEPIEDEPIPDFIANFKMNWQWQEVAEQIVNQYRQDVDYMVMVSHLGEGTDTRIAQNVTGIDLVLGGHTHGGESYQTLDNGSIVIQPNFFAQGLTDLTLTFNLEDKTLADVDYNTVPTTSITSLDERTKAAIDEIMGRYAPDANTEIAVSENYPSAKELISITAKATMQQFPAIDAALLDASQVQDRWLPGTLTQEDFHAAYKVERQPSNTPGFNSIYQVSVTGSQLKTMLASQPEWVALVPDNISDATTYQVALFKGPALNSELFFPALPNLDAQLVAESWWLLDNYARARTSQCLYIDTNNTLNACKTDDAVTVWNFNNPEQGFSSDFGPATLSFFDPEEENWGPENSQFATTSELAVADLPNGASGVLAFSRHSPTQGLTLTANSPANGDYQTDGFISDHTLVMDVLWPEQSTNEWRALLQTDLTNSNDADLYVSRDNAIGIATRDSGYFGELLANSWHRIAFVFYAAPNNGALKIYLDGELIGIKDEGEINERWAINSAALLLTDNDYETKPGYLNALLFAGRAMTDAEIANMGSAQQQLNFTQSTRTLNQVIERHYQAAPQIMNNPWLQQRSKFFNKARQSVN
- a CDS encoding peptide MFS transporter; translated protein: MSSLPKAGDFLGHPKGLFLLFGTEMWERFGYYGMRAILVLYLVALVQEGGFGWSNADALSLYGTFTMAVYITPLLGGWLADNVLGQRKAIILGGLLMAAGHFTMGIPHSYLAGQQENVFYIGLTLLCLGNGLFKPNISTMVGDLYKEGDQRRDGAFTIFYMGINLGGALGPLVAGYAAAAMGWQWGFIVAGVGMVISVLMQLALSNKYLGDIGVVPSAKLSQAQSESNTKEPLTKVETDRIKVIFTMSVFSIIFWMGFEQAGGLMNLFANDYTDRMLLGFEVPASWFQSLNSIFIIVFAPLVAIVWLKLDKREPNSPVKFAIALIFLALGFITMIFALMTQGQGDNLQISMMWLVLFYLFHTLGELCLSPIGLSMVSKLAPLRLASMLMGIWFLCTAVANKIAGFVGSFLGEGEEAVDNAMGIFIGLGATAILSAVIMYLLSDKLVKWMHGAEGHHEPQTTEHILAEELEVTAEKQ